In the genome of Scylla paramamosain isolate STU-SP2022 chromosome 10, ASM3559412v1, whole genome shotgun sequence, the window ACCAAACTCTGATGGGTGAAAGGTTGAAGTGTACCAAACAATTTGAAACATTCTGTattttccctgtcttttctttgtacatctatttgttttatttactttgtacTAAGGGTTTGAGGTTGAATATTTAATAAGATTTTTTGTAATTTGGGTATTGAACTTTTTGCAGTGGCACCTTTACGAGCTTCTTACCGTGGTGACTTGCCTGTCTTACTCAAATTTCTGCTGGCTTTTAGATTTTACTTATTCTCAGCTACTGAGAAAGGATGTAGGGATGAGTATTGATATAGAGTAACTCAAGAATCAATAATGATCGTACTACATGTACAATGACTGAGCTGTAGGTCAGCAGATCATGCAGTGGGGCTTGATTGCCCTGATGCATTGTCTCCCCCTCGTCCTCCCCCACGCAAGAAAAAGCAACCCAGCATCTCCTCTGAGTACTGCCACAAGTCAGGTAATGCGAACTTATCAAAGGAATGGACAGTGAGTTTCTCTCTTTGACCAATTTTTGTTTCATACTGATGCAGACTGATATGATTGCCTTTACTGAAAATGCTTCTGACCATGTTGAAATTTATTTTTTGGCAAGCTATTTTAAAGCGAGGTGCTGTCGTGCTGAAAAGTTCACTTCTTAGGTTGTGCTTGCACTGCCTCTCTGAGAACTTGTATTTATATGAAAAGTGTAGAAGAAATAAATCTCATCTTCAAATTTAAATGGCTTGGTGGTTTAGTAGTGCACTCGCTCACAATTGAGAGGTGCCAAGTTTAGATCCAAAGTCAAgtatattttgtcttctttcatacTGTAGTCTCTGATCACTTAATAATGAAAAGGCACAAGATGGGCCAATGAGTTGTGACCTTACTTTTTGACCAGGATTGGAAGGCTAGCAGTTCTACCctcttgtgtatgtatgttttgagtTTCAAAATGTATGCTTCCTTCAAAGAGTTCATAAATGTTTTATGCCACACCATGAGGAATAAACAAAGCCAggtatgagaaaaaagaaaatgagatgttGAGTTACTGATTGACTTATCTTATGATGTCTCACTGTGTATCTTTGCATCTTTGCCAGCAGTTTTTACAGTGACACTTCAGTAGttccatctatctatacaaATGTGTCATTATACCATGGTGGCATCACTGCAAAGGGAGATTTCCAAGACATGGATTTTAAGTCTAGTTCTCAGTCAGTTTAAAGTTTAATATATTTAATGAACAATGGTGCTTACACAGTGATTTGCAGCTTGTGTATTataatacattattattaaaaagAGAAATTGGAAAACATTTATAAAGTGCACCCTTCTGCATGAGGGATGCTTTTTTTGTATGTGAATGATTAGAGAGTagttatacagtgtgtgtgtagggggagcAAGCCAGCCCATCCCCCAAGAgagagtggtgatgatggtaatggtgactgGAGGAGAGGAGTCTGTGTGAAGATGAATTCCCTCTAACATAACTCATGTCTCAgaattttgttttctgtctttctttaacAATATCTCACTTTTTCTTAAGTTTGCAGTCATGTCCTCATATCCAGACAGTTATGTACTATTGCACAATTGTATTTGCAGCATACAAGATTTAAGCTAACCTCATATTACTCTGTTCCCATGTCTGCTTTTGTCCATCTTTATATCACTTTTACTTCTTATGCTTTCCAAATgtcattgtgtgtatgtgtgtgcgaatTTGCCCTTCATCATACCTCATCTCGTATAGGTCATACAGTACTGTACTGGCATGACAACATCAGCAGACACCATATAAATCTTACCTATTAAGGCAACTGGCTATGTAAGACAACCACAAAtgttgaagaaaaaagaattaaaactaTCTATGCATTATAGACCACCCAGAATAGTGATCCATTTGTATAATAGAAATAAGAACTCAGCAATCTTGTGTGATTGTGCAGGCAAAGCTGGCCTTATATTAGCATTAACCAAACTCAGCACAGGTGTTCAAAGATGGCTCCCCAGGCTGTTTAGTACTCTAATGATGCATCAACTAATGTTCCTCTTAATTATCTTTCATAACTGTCTACCAGGACATCTGTATGCCATGACTTTTctcagcataaaaaaaaatatgctgcTCTACTCACACATTACTAAATGCACACTCCTGCCTCCGGTGGTGTGCTGGTGGCATAAGCTGATGCTAAAAATGATGGTAATCTTGAATTTTTGTTGGATATTCTTTGAAGTATATGCTCCGGAATTAGTGAATACAAAAGTGACAACACAGACATTTGCAAGTGAAACataaaaggacaaaaatgtAGAATCTGAAATGGTTGTTTGGGGAATGCTTGTGGTATGAGTAGGATAGGTGTTGAATGCAATAAAAGTGTGTATAGAGGATTTGTTATGGCTAATACAGTTTCTTCAGATTATTGGGTTACATAGAACATATAGAAAGAAATTTAAATGATAGGAAAGATACATGAGGACTAAATTATACTGTTGCGAAAGGAAGGCTTTCTGCAGAATGATAATACAATACTGGGATgataaagagaaaggtgaagaacATCAGAGTAAAATGTTTGTGTAGGAATAAATAGAGATTAGTGTCATGACTATCATGTGAGGGAGTTCCAAGAAGCTGCTGTCAGATTCGATAGTGCTGTCGTGTCTTGTGTGATGCAACACCCAAACTAGTGGAATGATGGAGACCAATTTGATTCCTTCTTGTTCAGCAGTAATTGGGTGTTCATTATTTGAATAAGTTTTGATTTAAATTTTCAGCATGAATGTTAATATTGTAAGCCAATCTCCTCTTACCTGGTGTATCAAACAAAGTTTATGGTATTACATGTAAACTTTTCATCACAATAGCACATgcagctttatttttgtttggtgTTTTATTAACCGTACACCAGGAAGGTGTGTAGGTATTAAAAAGACCAGGAACTGTCAAGTTTGTCTGGGTCTTCTGCAAGTCAGACTTCACTGTGTTACACAAGCTATTGTTTTGCTAAACTACTTTTCCTGAGTGAATATGCTCAATGCTGTAACCCCATATGGTCATACCTAATAACATTGTTGCTTCAAACCATTCTACCTAACAATGTGTGTACCCTTTTATGATCTTTTTAACAAATCTTGTATTTGTAGTTGTCAAGCATTATGAGAAAACTAAGATGTGACACTTAACAAGTTTGGGACATCTCATGGCAGGCAACTGTGTTTGGTGACCACTAATGAGTGATAGTTTTGGCAGAATATGCCTAGAGAATATGAAATTCTTTTATCTGAATGAGTGGTTGTGAATTTTGTAAGGTAAAACACTTTTGAGACCTGTTTACAGTTAAAGCTTGAACAGTTAAACTGTGTCCATCTGTGTATTGCATTTTATTCAGTAAACATCACATAGGTGCAGAAATGGAATAGAGATTCAATTGTAACCATGTACATCAGCCATAAGCTAGATCTATACATCATTAAGTTCATCTTGTGTATCCACGGCTTGGTTGGCAAGAGAGTCATGGATAGTAAAGCACTGAGGTCTTTTGTGCTTACAAAAGCTGGTATGCTATGCATCTACTGCAGACAAGTTGTTTCTGACAATTAAGGCATCAAGAGATCCACAACTTTATCTCAGGCCATCACTGGGATGTCAGAACTCTACAAATAAAGTAGTTCTTGCTTGAGCTTGACTGGAATGATCCTGTGATGTCTCTCATGTAGGGTAGCTTATGACCTCAAATGCTGCAGCCTGGTTCCTTTCTGGTATCATTCTGGGATAACAAATTAGGGGCAGTATCTTTTACATCTTATAAAGACACAAACATATGAACACAGCTCATAAACTATTTTAATCCAACAGATGATGAATTAAACACATTATCTTGAAAGTGTAAGGAATGGGTGTAGATGAGGTAGTGTTGTCTTATTTTTATAGTTGTGACTTACATCCATGGAAATTAGTTGTCTGAGAGGGGCAAGCAGAGTGACAAGATGGGAGGATGAGAGCAATGAAAGTATAGAGAAAATGCAATATGCCACAGTGGAGTGACTGAATTGGTGAAAATCACACTGAGATGATGTGGCTACATCAAGAGGATGAAGAATGAAGTGTTTGTAAAAACAAGTGGATGCAAGTGAAATTATAAGAGAGGAAGTCCACTTGGAAGGTGGAAGGATAAGGTAAATGACTACATGTGTGAAAAGTTGTTAGTGGAGGCAGAATGCTTGAATGAACAGGAAGGGGGTGCTTTGGTAGGGAGAGGTAGAGTTGCTTCTGCCATGGCCTTCCTTTTGGGATGCACCCTATGAGGGAACAAGGCATCAGAGAGGTAAATAGAGGGAATTGAGACCACTTGCAGAGAATTTCTTCATACAGCTATTTAATGTTTATTTCAGGCACCTTGGATTTGGAAGAATGGGCTCAGTTCCTTCACATTAAAGACAAAGTCTTTACCGACTTCACTGAAGTTCGGAAAGAAATTGAGCGGGAAACAAGCCGAGTGGCTGGAGACAACAAGGGAATATGCAGCGAGCCAATACGTCTCAAGATCTACTCTGATAAAGTTGTCAATTTAACTGTAGTGGATCTGCCAGGATTAACAAAGGCAAGTAGTTTACAACGTGCATGTGTTATCTAAGTTAACTTAGCTGGACATACTACTACAGCTAAGTGTCTTTATAGATCCTGTTGTGGCCAGTAGAACTATGAAAAATGCATTGCCAACTCCACGAGTGAAGAAATCGGTATTGATTTTGTGTTATTCCAAGCTGTCACTGTTAAGCAAATCTACAAGCATTTTgttaaaaaatagaaagattcATCTTATTGAAAATCTCATGCTTCTTTGattggatgaatgaataagtaatttTCGTTTCCTGGTTAACCCTTTGCATTACTTTTGGTGTTTTATTCATTGCTTCATAACATAAATCAATAGTCTAGCTTTCTTGCCTTGTTTAGAGTTCCTTCAACACAAGGAGGCTAGGAAGACTGGTACAGTACTTTTCATGTTGCAGGGTTtgatttcattatctttttacttattcatggtTTTCGACAGGAGAATAATTTCTATTTTCATTgtaatctttttcctttccttatttgtaTTCTGGACACTCTgttcatatgtatatattaatttatttatttctgtctgtccaTATACCAGGCTAGCAAATCTTTATAGTGtctcagacaaagcaccacacactcatatatgCGTCATTCATACTCTTTGTCCCATCGgctcctggtggaaagggataatCTCATGGTCAACCTTGCTgcaccccaggagcttaggcataaCATAGCTGGCCTTATAATTTCACAGCaaggcttatttatttatttatttatttatttatttatttatttgtttgtttatttatttatctatctatctatctatctatttatttatttattattttatttatttatttcattttttttttttatatatatatgcatatttattattttttttcttttttttatttatttatttttattttatttttttctttttatcctattTGTGTGTGAATGTTCACATGCTGTGTATGAAGAGGATTTGAATTCAGTCATACAATGCCATGCTATTGTATTGCTCATGCTTTTTATTTGCTATTATTAGTTTGTGTTCCTTTCAGTTAGTGAGTGGAAATAATGTCATTCTCTATTATGCAGGTGCCAGTTGGGGACCAGCCTGAAGACATAGAATTGCAGATCCGTGACCTCCTCCTCTATTACATCAGCAACCCAAACTCCATCATTCTGGCTGTGTCCTCTGCTAACATGGACATGGCAACTTCAGAGAGCCTTAAGATGGCCAAGGAGGTGGATCCCGACGGCCGACGAACACTGGCAGTCATCACCAAGCTGGATCTGATGGATGCTGGTGAGTCAGAAAACTATCTGTAAGTGCTGAGCTTTGGCTGACCTGTACTCATGCCTGGCTGGGATCTAGGTTTCAAGAtatttatcctccaattttttatGACactttttgacctttcttttgggaccagcccttttttttatcccttgggcagtacccctcttacataaaaaaaaattgtaaaaaaaaaagtgtctattcttcctttacttcttagTAGCAACATAAAACTTCCTACATGGTTATTGAAGCATCCCTAAACCTTCAGTAAATCAACTTGAAATGTACATGTTGGGTCAGACTGATCATTTTTGGTATTGCGATACATGTTCTTGTTGTGGTAGCCAGGTACTGTGAAGGTAGCCTCAGCAGTCCACAATACCTGTCACCTGCTGGTCACATCTCCCTGCACATATTTCACAGCAGAAGTGACAATGCTCCTGGCAGTGAGGGGTTCCCTTTGGGCTCAGCTCCTGTGGGACGGAAGACagtattctgaagcacttctgtGCCATATGTTcagtactttcaaaaggctttacttGAAATTATGCAGatttttcagggtgtttttatggttttagcgacagatcaacaagatttctacattattgagaacccggctaatcatctttgtggcctttgagaatagtcatgatgagagagcaaagcactTCAGAATATGGGCCTGAAGGTCATCATGAAGACATAGTCACCACACTCCTTACAGATACATTTTCCAATGAATAGGGATTGTTTCCTGGATTATTGTGCTAATATCGGAACACCATCTATGTGACATTTGACGATAGGCACATTGCAAACTGAAGTCTTACAGCTTTATCCaagtttcttttgttctttcccttcatGGCAAAATTGATGCATTCACTTTCACAGATCTCTAACTGGTGGCCCCTGTGGCTTAAGTAGACTTGATGGCAGCTGTAGTATGTTCCCTCCCTAAGTCTGTGCTTCCCATAATGAAGATCAGTAAAAATTAAATGATCCTTATGAATCAAACTTAGTGGTGGGAAGTGATGCAAAGCTTCAAAATATATTACTTATATCTGACAACTGTCAAATGCCTTCATAATCTACCTGAAGCTGCAGCTGACCAGCCAGGCATGTATGAAATGCAACAAATGCACTTGCATCACTGCCAAGAGAAATGAAGTTTCACATCAGATGAACATTTCAGGATGCTGCAGTGTTTTGATTTAGTGGGTAGTGTGTAAATACTGAGTAGAGGATGTGGGATTGCATAATATTTGTGGTTATTAGCCAGTGACTGAAATGTGATACAAATCACCTTTACTTAGAGAAATTATCTGTTTCTattatattattcatttatttatttattttattcatttatttatttttctctctctctctctctctctctctctctctctctctctctctctctctctctctctctctctctctctctctctctctctctctctctctctctctctctctctctctctctctctctctctctctctctctctctctctctctctctttaatagggACTGATGCAATTGACATCCTGTGTGGTCGAGTCATTCCTGTGAAATTGGGAATCATTGGAGTGGTGAACAGGTCTCAACAAGACATCATTGACAGCAAGGTAAGGTAACTGTGTAAGCTCACCATCTGATTGATAAGATATATGACAGCTTGAGAAAATTGAACTGATTTTTCACTTTGATTTCTGTATATCCAGTCAGATTTTGTTAAATGTACCTATTAGTCTTCATGTTcagtctgttttctctctctctctctctctctctctctctctctctctctctctctctctctctctctctctctctctctctctctctctctctctctctctctctctctctctctctctctctctctctctctctcatagattaacttttcttcccttcattgtcCACAGACCTGTTAACAAATTATTTTAAATATAAGAATCTGttgatgtattttctttctcagtccATAAAGGAGGCGCTGGCAGATGAGGCAGCATTCCTACAACGAAGATACCCAACCCTGGCTAACCGTAATGGCACGCCCTATCTTGCCAAGACTCTCAACAGACTCCTCATGCACCACATTCGAGACTGCCTCCCAGAACTTAAGGTCTGCATTTGTTATTCATTTGCTGTTTTGAAAATGTTGGTCAAGATTTATGCACTGAATagtttcctaaaaaaaaaataataataagttatcATTGTTGATAACATCTTTAACTTTGAATAAGTTTGAGCTGAgagttctatttattttatgccatttatatatatatatatatatatatatatatatatatatatatatatatatatatatatatatatatatatatatatatatatatatacactttttttggtattcAGCAATATCTATTTAAACCAGAGTTAATAACACTACTTTATATCTCCATTTAGACATAATCCATGTAAAATTTGTCTCATGATCAGTTTGAGTATTTCAAGTCTGTGAGAACATTGAAACTGGTTAGCTGTAAAGACCTGTTTGTTGCAGACACGGGTGACTATGATGATGTCCCAGTTCCAGTCCCTGCTCAGCAGCTATGGGGATGATGTACAAGACAAGGCCCAGACTCTCCTTCAGATCATCACAAAGTTCAATGCTGCTTACTGCCAGACCATTGAAGGCACTGCCAGAAATATTGAAACCACAGAACTGTAAGTGTAATCTTTAGCAAATCAGACAGTTACTTTCTTGTTGTTTGAAATGTGCTACTCTAAAGAAAGACTTAACTGAAATTTCCTACATTCTGTACACATATGGTAAAAGAAGTTGATCTTCCTAGGCATGCCATAATTTCTCCAGTAAAACTAAGAACTAGCATTGTAGTACCCTCCCGTATGAACAAAATTTTATGTCTTTGAAGCttaaagaggaaatagagaaagagagggtgtgtggcagcagtgtcacagctgctgctgctgccacttccAAGACCACAGAAAATCATTATGTGTCTTTGAGCCAATTAGTGAttggtaaaggaagaaaggaaattgatATTTCTGAGAAAACAGAGTGTTGAAGGCTTTTTAGAGGCAAAATTGTGCTTTAAACTACAAAGGTGAGGAGTGCAGAGGTAGGCCTTTATGTAGTGGTTATAATGCTGTGGCTATGTAGTTACCTGTGCTACTCTTACTGGTGGAGGCTATGCATTCGTCTATGTATCTTTCACTTGTCTACCTGTCAGTCTTATGAAATATCTTGAAAGCAATCAGTGAATTTCAATGAAATTTTGAAGAAAGGTTGGTCTTAGGCTCATGAATCATTATTAGATTCCAAGGCAGATTCAGGATGTCTTTCTTCATCAAATTTTTCCTGGAATCTCATGGCTTAAGTTAATAGGAAATGTTTAGCACAATCCACACAAGTCTATGAGGAATGTGTGCCTGATTTCACTTGATTGTATGGCATTGGCAGGTGTATGCACTCAGGTTGCCTTCTAGTTGTTAGATATGTTTACTTGTAGCTATAATTGTCATAATCATCAGGCTGAACTGTAATGCACTTGTTTGAATGACTCAACAGCTGTGGTGGTGCCCGGATTTGCTACATTTTCCATGAGACTTTTGGTCGTACACTGGACTGTATCCACCCACTTGCTGGCCTGACACAGATGGATATTCTCACAGCCATACGTAATGCTACAGGGCCGAGACCTGCCTTGTTTGTACCTGAggtaaagcattttttttttttttttttttttttttttttttatacttgatGAATTTTTTAAAAATGATGATCTAATAATATCTGCTTTGACTTTCTCAAATTATATTGATTACTTTTGGTGCTCCTCAGGTGTCCTTTGAACTGCTGGTGAAGAGACAGATCCGAAGATTAGAAGAGCCATCTCTCCGCTGTGTTGAGCTTGTTCATGAAGAAATGCAGAGAATCATTCAGTTTTGTGGAACTGAGGTAAGTAGGCAGGAGTGAGAGTGTGAGTttaagtgagggaaagaggaggaaattttGTACTAAAAGATACCTGGTCACCTTATGTTTGCTTGTGCCAGATCTTTAAGGTTTATACGGTATTGAAGTGAAATTGAATGTCACCATGTTCTATGCAGGTCATTATTACACCTGTGTACCTGTTTCCAATTCTACTGGAAAAGCATTTtttatgtgatatatatatatatatatatatatatatatatatatatatatatatatatatatatatatatatatatatatatgggatcacatttaacttatttcaaagattaagTTAGTCTTAGCctttgtgtctctcctccataaGTTAGTCTTATCctttgtgtctctcctccaaacatataaaaacaaagaaaatatttatagaaactataaattgataataaatttcaaagattaaattactgtcttatcctttgtgtctctcctccaaacatataaaaacaaaaggaaatatttatagaaatcataaattagtaataaatggctgCTTTTCCTATATATATTTCTGTAGTTCATTTTGAAATGTTTGTTGTAAGAATGTTGTTAGAGATAAAATACACCTAGTGTAAATCCTAGAAAATATGCTCATTTTACTTCAGGTTCAGCAGGAGATGCTGCGC includes:
- the LOC135104073 gene encoding dynamin-1-like protein isoform X4 yields the protein MEALIPIINKLQDVFNTVGADSLQLPQIVVVGSQSAGKSSVLESLVGRSFLPRGTGIVTRRPLVLQLVYTTSEDNQHRSAETGTLDLEEWAQFLHIKDKVFTDFTEVRKEIERETSRVAGDNKGICSEPIRLKIYSDKVVNLTVVDLPGLTKVPVGDQPEDIELQIRDLLLYYISNPNSIILAVSSANMDMATSESLKMAKEVDPDGRRTLAVITKLDLMDAGTDAIDILCGRVIPVKLGIIGVVNRSQQDIIDSKSIKEALADEAAFLQRRYPTLANRNGTPYLAKTLNRLLMHHIRDCLPELKTRVTMMMSQFQSLLSSYGDDVQDKAQTLLQIITKFNAAYCQTIEGTARNIETTELCGGARICYIFHETFGRTLDCIHPLAGLTQMDILTAIRNATGPRPALFVPEVSFELLVKRQIRRLEEPSLRCVELVHEEMQRIIQFCGTEVQQEMLRFPKLHEKIVDVVTQLLRRRLPPTNDMVENLVAIELAYINTKHPDFQSNASLVSSLLGEEEKARSIPVRRSHGNAPSTYEQEIREQSKTQSLQNIQRYVGDQPLPRPMALEGHPSQPTSKDQANTQNWFSSLIAGPRAEHTEPSKEQSHENSPNMTPTHQKPVNLLPEVPMQQSRKLTERETKDCEVIERLIKSYFYIVRKSIQDKVPKAVMHFLVNHVKDNLQSELVKHLYRTDEIDTFLSESPEIAQRRKEAAEMLKALQHANVIIGEIRETHMW
- the LOC135104073 gene encoding dynamin-1-like protein isoform X5: MEALIPIINKLQDVFNTVGADSLQLPQIVVVGSQSAGKSSVLESLVGRSFLPRGTGIVTRRPLVLQLVYTTSEDNQHRSAETGTLDLEEWAQFLHIKDKVFTDFTEVRKEIERETSRVAGDNKGICSEPIRLKIYSDKVVNLTVVDLPGLTKVPVGDQPEDIELQIRDLLLYYISNPNSIILAVSSANMDMATSESLKMAKEVDPDGRRTLAVITKLDLMDAGTDAIDILCGRVIPVKLGIIGVVNRSQQDIIDSKSIKEALADEAAFLQRRYPTLANRNGTPYLAKTLNRLLMHHIRDCLPELKTRVTMMMSQFQSLLSSYGDDVQDKAQTLLQIITKFNAAYCQTIEGTARNIETTELCGGARICYIFHETFGRTLDCIHPLAGLTQMDILTAIRNATGPRPALFVPEVSFELLVKRQIRRLEEPSLRCVELVHEEMQRIIQFCGTEVQQEMLRFPKLHEKIVDVVTQLLRRRLPPTNDMVENLVAIELAYINTKHPDFQSNASLVSSLLGEEEKARSIPVRRSHGNAPSTYEQEIREQSKTQSLQNIQRYVGDQPLPRPMALEGHPSQPTSKDQANTQNWFSSLIAGPRAEHTEPSKEQSHENSPNMTPTHQPVNLLPEVPMQQSRKLTERETKDCEVIERLIKSYFYIVRKSIQDKVPKAVMHFLVNHVKDNLQSELVKHLYRTDEIDTFLSESPEIAQRRKEAAEMLKALQHANVIIGEIRETHMW